A region from the Drosophila ananassae strain 14024-0371.13 chromosome 2L, ASM1763931v2, whole genome shotgun sequence genome encodes:
- the LOC6499096 gene encoding HSPB1-associated protein 1 codes for MEKMSRSAKLRDLVLNTTVPLIINDFPLNWKCFEGSLHDWCERFDLEASQSPVFELMGLTDCSSPQWERKRTRDNQLRSMQQFLREYGVLDEEQTHWAAFQYKRAQELPATCRQGIDFACFGFPDHGDDFALWLGSEQANTPCHYDTFGVNIVVQVHGSKSWLLFPPEAPLQSTRIPYEESSVYCLENFYAPAPEKIQHYKALAPYAYHCNLQAGDVLIVPRHWWHYVEALSTSLSVNYWVPLKADMDLALDEFLVKHIVESFVKGESDQLKEYLLNPNQLADVVSTPSELFAQFERAVQNMESGQDNRKLWDTDFLSATDCRNLLTNINLNIEQLEVMPKEEYNLLLENNSKRIKPNSQNPSESTPISSTCEFLVSSMCAPRVIAGMKREFFRRLQNDSL; via the coding sequence ATGGAAAAAATGTCCAGGAGCGCCAAACTTCGAGACCTGGTCCTTAACACCACCGTGCCACTCATCATTAATGACTTTCCGTTGAACTGGAAGTGCTTTGAAGGCTCACTGCATGACTGGTGCGAAAGGTTCGACCTGGAGGCGTCCCAATCGCCTGTTTTTGAGCTCATGGGACTGACGGACTGCAGCTCTCCTCAGTGGGAAAGGAAGCGGACACGGGACAATCAGTTGAGGAGCATGCAACAGTTTCTGCGGGAATATGGAGTTCTGGATGAGGAGCAAACTCACTGGGCCGCGTTCCAGTATAAAAGGGCACAGGAGTTACCCGCCACTTGCCGCCAGGGCATTGACTTTGCTTGCTTTGGGTTTCCTGATCACGGTGACGACTTTGCCCTATGGCTTGGTTCGGAACAAGCGAATACGCCTTGTCACTACGATACTTTCGGTGTAAACATCGTGGTGCAAGTACATGGCAGCAAGTCCTGGCTCCTCTTTCCCCCTGAGGCTCCTCTCCAAAGTACCAGGATTCCCTACGAAGAGTCTAGTGTGTACTGCCTGGAGAACTTCTATGCGCCCGCTCCAGAGAAGATTCAGCATTACAAAGCACTAGCTCCATACGCCTATCATTGCAATCTTCAAGCAGGCGATGTCCTCATTGTTCCACGCCATTGGTGGCACTACGTAGAGGCTTTGTCCACTTCCCTAAGCGTCAATTACTGGGTGCCACTAAAAGCAGACATGGACCTGGCACTCGATGAATTCTTGGTCAAGCACATTGTGGAAAGCTTCGTAAAGGGCGAGAGCGACCAGTTAAAGGAATACCTGTTGAATCCCAACCAACTGGCGGATGTTGTATCCACTCCTAGCGAGCTCTTTGCGCAGTTCGAGAGGGCGGTTCAGAACATGGAGAGTGGTCAGGACAACCGAAAGCTGTGGGACACTGACTTCCTCAGTGCAACAGATTGCCGGAATCTGCTTACGAACATCAACCTGAACATTGAGCAGCTGGAGGTGATGCCCAAGGAAGAGTACAATTTATTGCTGGAGAACAACTCCAAGAGGATCAAACCAAATTCTCAGAATCCATCCGAGTCGACGCCCATAAGCTCCACCTGCGAGTTTCTGGTTAGCAGCATGTGTGCCCCACGAGTAATTGCCGGAATGAAGCGCGAATTCTTTCGGAGATTGCAAAACGACAGTTTAtag